The Oncorhynchus gorbuscha isolate QuinsamMale2020 ecotype Even-year linkage group LG04, OgorEven_v1.0, whole genome shotgun sequence genome includes the window cgaccctgcctcacacaggaagcggcacaggtcctaatccaggcacttgtcatctcccgtctggattactgcaactcgctgttggctgggctccctgcctgtgccattaaacccctacaactcatccagaacgccgcagcccgtctggtgttcaaccttcccaagttctctcacgtcaccccgctcctccactctctccactggcttccagttgaagctcgcatccgctacaagaccatggtgcttgcctacggagctgtgaggggaacggcacctcagtacctccaggctctgatcaggccctacacccaaataagggcactgcgttcatccacctctggcctgctcgcctccctaccactgaggaagtacagttcccgctcagcccagtcaaaactgttcgctgctctggctccccaatggtggaacaaactccctcacgacgccaggacagcggaatcaatcaccaccttccggagacacctgaaaccccacctctttaaggaatacctaggataggataaagtaatccttctcaccccccttaaaatatgtagatgcactattgtaaagtggctgttccactggatgtcataaggtgaatgcaccaatttgtaagtcgctctggataagagcgtctgctaaatgacttaaatgtaatgtaatgtaatgtcttcactattattctacaatgtagaaaagagttaaaataaagaaaaaccctgaaattagtaggtgtccaaacttgactggtactgtacattaaacTACTACCAAGGTCTTATAAATCTAATTTCAGATGTTTTCTACCTTATGCATGGATTTGATAGACGTATGCAATGTATTTTCACTGTTATGAAAATAACTAATGGTATGCACATGCAGCAATTCATAAGGGCATGCAGCCATTCACCCCATCTTGCTTTAAAACGCGCAATACTTTACAGGGAACAAGCACGTAGATCTCATGCACTAAATGATGGCAGGTTTGAATGTAAGGATTCTGTGGGTTTTTCCACTGGGAGAGCACTGTAGATTGTTTATTATGAGCGATACATTTAACACAGAGTCCAAAACGGGAAGTTTAAAAAATAACGAGGTAGTTTTGAACCCTCCAGAATGTCTCTATAATGTAAGTTCCCTGCAACATAGAGATAAGCCTATGTTGTTAACATTGTTCACATGCAAACTTGCACCCTAACTCTAAACTATTACTTAAGACAATAGATATCTAAAATACCCTTTCTTTCACATCCATTCCCCGACTTACCTTCAGTGATAATAGCTGTGTTCATAATAGTCCCAGCAGCACTGGCAGTCACTCCTGGGTCACAGTCTGATAGCAGCTTCACCAGGATTGGGAGAACTCCCTCCTCACATACCTTGTGCTTTCCTTCTGATGGAACACTAACAGGGCAAACAGGTGTCTTCAAATGGAATCATAACTTAGTTCAAAGCAAGCTTTTTCCACTTAAATTTAATTTATTTTCATTTTGCATGCACATATTACTAGAGTGCATTTTTTCTAGATGACACCTATCATTCATGAATATTGAAAGCCTCAAATTCcaaatatttagatttttttttaagtattctTTCCTGTCAGTAAGTAGAGCATGGCTGCGTACCAAATGGCTCTTTAATGGACCTAATAAGACACTACTTTGACCTGGGCCAATAGagtgctggtcaaaagtagtgcagtatgtagggaatagggtgtcatttggaacatATCCATGTTTGTGCCTCTGCTCACCTGATGCCCATCATGGCGGAGGCTGCGGCCCGGCGGATGTcaggggaggggtgagagagctGGTTTCGCAGCATGGGAACTCCGTCACTGGCCAGGGCCGGCAGGGCATCCACCCTCACACAGTAGCTGAGAGTGGCCAGGATAAGGGCCCGGATCTCCTCCTGCTCAACAGGCAGCTTCATCACCAGCCGGGGAACCAGGCCCAAAGTTACGATACACACTGCACCTGACCAGGAGACAGAAGGTCATAAGGTCATAAGGCCCTAAAACATGTCCATAATCTAAAGATTTGGATTTTCTTTCATTGAATCACTTGTTTCGTTAATAATTGTTACATTTAGAAGATCTTATAAGATCAAAACGTCTGCAAAAAattgtaattaaattgttgccagccgCACAGTTACAGTCACAAACACTCTAGATAACATCAAAACAGCCTAACtagctctgctagggcaagtaaaatggtcaaAGTGAGgggttctctcatttgtgtctggaagtagctcgcaagttagccagttagcttgggtgcttgactgcagtTGTGAgttcagaacgctcggatcaacgctactcctcagccagagcgtccagtgagcgaaacgctctgaaattacaaaatgacaatctgacaatgctctgaatttacgaacgcccagAGCGCACTCTTGCACCGCAGATTGAATTTACAAATGCACCTTTAATAACACACACAAAGTCGTAAAATGTCTAGCTAGTAATATTATGCCAACAAGCTAGCAAGAacatcaacttccggtagacaggcgAAGAGCCAGTAtgctcaactgaaaggataccatttgtttacagtatactaaaaggAACTAATAgcatatagtatgtagtatatactcattaagtatgtagtatacagtatattagtatgtgtattcGGAACACAGCTATAGTGTATGAATAGTGTCTAAATCAAAATACATCCAAATGTCATGTGTAATGAGTCCTTCAGCTTGCCTGGAGTGTCACTGTAATTGGGCAGCTGAAAACCAAAGACTAAAGCCTAGGCATACGTACCTGCAGGAAACTCAGCCACCATCTTCAGTGCACGGTGCATGTTTTTACGACAGGCATCAACTGGCTCGTCTAGAAGATCAGACAGTGGAGCCACCACATCCCACGTGAGGAAGGCTTCTCTAGGGACATACACTTATGTCACTCACACCAAAAGTCCACAAGTTTAGTCGTGTCTACTATTTATTGGTGTGAAATAAGtaccccaaaaaatgttttactaAGGATTGTTTCCTCATCCGGATAACTTGCCATACAGAAGTTGACTGTTGCAGAGATACTTGATATAATGACAAGATGCTTGTGTCGCCGCCCTAATAATGGGATTCGTTGTCCACAGAGTGGAACGGCAGGATGTCAAGCACACCTCTTTGGATTGATGGATACATCTCGTTATTTAAATACTTTTTGAATATGCGATGAGAGGTGGTGATGTCATCTTCCTGTATTCAATGGAGAATGAGATGCTATGCTAACCTCATGAACATGCATAGACATTTCATATTTCAACTGGGACAACTCAAAACTAAAGTGTTTTTTCTCAAAGTGGCTGAGATGTCAGGTGCATCACACTTATATAAGTACACTCGTAACAACCTAAGAATTACAAAACATATATTAGATCAAGTAAGCCTCACGTATCAATAAAGCAATACATTTTTATCTTGACTAAATTTGACACTCTCATTGCCCCCATACAAAAACTCTTCACTTGTTTAATAATTCATGATCTGCTTAACATGGACATATTTTGGGTGGAGTAAACGacctcgcttcgcctcttcctctttgGCTGTGGTCATTGACATTGTTGGTAAAACCATATTGTACTAGGCTGCCACCTACTGTCTGCAGTAACCATAGCATTGACCATTGGGTAGACCAAATGATTCCTGGGAATGGGATTGCTCACCTCCCCACATTATGGGCAGCTAGTAGGTAAAATACTTCTGTAGTTTTGATTCTCACTGAGCTGTCTCTGTCTTGCAGCAGGACCTTCAGCCTCTCCAAACAGCCTGAAACAAATTCAAAGAGGATATATCTAGTTTGGAAACATTTACTTCAGGCTGGTTAAGAGAAGGCTTTGTGAAGAATATAGCCCAAATAATTTACAGTACTCAGAAGGATACGCCTTGTTGTCCCCTTTTGTTGACTATTGTGCGATTAACAGGCACACTTCTAGCTTCTAGATGTTGTGCGTGGGTACGAACTGAGTCCACGACAAAGATATTCTTTCAGGCGGTCAGCTTCCAAGGAAAATAATACAGAACCGTCTTATTCGGAGTGTAAACTAGTAGGGCTAGCTATCTCGGTTACAGAACGGGGAGATCCAGCGTCCATGCAGTGAGATACCAGCCAACTAAGTTAACAATGGGCAACCGTGGGAACATAACAATAGTGAACAGTCCTGCGTTGTCTAGCTAATAACACGTGTGTATAGCTGCCTTATGCAGGTGAACGTATTATCTCCCAAAACCATTACAATGCAAGATTTGTGACTCGTGAAACAGATGCAGCAATTTAAAAATGACATTCCACAAATGTTTTGTTTAAGAAAGCAAGGATTTTATACAAGCAATAATGGAATATGCATCTTACCTTTGTGAATAGCTTCATATGCCCTCTTTGGGTCATGAACCAGGTCGCAGAGGGCTGCAAGAGCTCTCTGTCGTATGCACAGCTGTGGATCTTGCAGTTCCAGAGAGAGCCGCGGAAGGGCTCGGTTGCCGAATGCAACAGGTGCTTGAGTCGGGTCAAAATGCGGAGGCAATTGCTCCGAAATCCTTGTGCTAGCCATACTCTAACAAAATAAGAATTGTTGTTATTAAACAACTGTTGATTATAGCTAACCTTATTTCGCTATATTGTAACAATAAGCTGCCTGCCACTAGTTGTTTGCCAGCGAGCAGAACAGTTATTTAGCTACTCAGCGCCACTGCTTCTCACTCCACCAATCGTTGCTTAGTAACTAGCTATCTGTACACAATACACATACCTTTCCCCCTTTTTTCCCATTTTTTTACAGGGTATATATTTGTAATATTTCACCAGTTGTTTGAGTAAAAAAAAAGTGATTAACATaagtacaatacattacatcacaTTCCCCTTTCCCGTCCTTCTCAAGCTTGTGCGTTTCTATACGAAAATTACCTTAGGCAGGCCTAGACCATTACCTACAATACATCTCTTTCACTGATCTTATTATTATCGAATTTTTTAttataacaaaacaaaacaataaaaatgtGTTTATTGGTTTCATTTGTTGCCCTTATTTTAATTGTCATTGACAACAGGGCCTCTTTCCAGAACAACCAGTAGCCCATCACAAAGAACACTATGCTGCATGTTTTCCCTGACCAATACAGGTGATGTAGGTCAGTGGTTGGGGCTGCcagcatatatatatttataaactgggtggttcgagccctgaatgctgattggctgacagccgtggtatatcaggtCGTATACCACGTGTATGACAAAACCTTTTATTTATAacgctctaattatgttggtaatcagtttataatagcaataaggcaccttggaacagcccttagccgtggtatattggccatataccacaccccctcgtgccttattgcttaaatatatacagtaccagtcaaaagtttggacacacctactcattcaagggtttttctttctttatactattttctacattgtagaataatagtgaagacatcaaaactatgaaataacacatatggaatcatgtagtaatcaaaaaagtgttaaacaaatctaaatatatgttatatttgagattcttcaaagtagccaccctttaccttgatgacagctttgcacactcttggcattctctcaacca containing:
- the rsph14 gene encoding radial spoke head 14 homolog, producing the protein MASTRISEQLPPHFDPTQAPVAFGNRALPRLSLELQDPQLCIRQRALAALCDLVHDPKRAYEAIHKGCLERLKVLLQDRDSSVRIKTTEVFYLLAAHNVGREAFLTWDVVAPLSDLLDEPVDACRKNMHRALKMVAEFPAGAVCIVTLGLVPRLVMKLPVEQEEIRALILATLSYCVRVDALPALASDGVPMLRNQLSHPSPDIRRAAASAMMGISVPSEGKHKVCEEGVLPILVKLLSDCDPGVTASAAGTIMNTAIITEGKYQALKAGAIPPLLELVGSEDRAVCANALRALTTLAEAPCAREQLLEHLPLLKTRLNHPASIICRAAATAIRVISWTP